A window of the Streptomyces sp. JB150 genome harbors these coding sequences:
- a CDS encoding DUF4097 family beta strand repeat-containing protein: MARSVPVRAALVAGAVALLVAGLGACSSARDDQDPETRSFALEGTTLTVDAEDSALEIVASDEHAGGRIEVTRWFDGSVVAGGDPKPTWELRDGNRLVLREDCSGFISDCSSKHRVEVPRGVRVKVENGDGSVRAAGFADALSIRTADGSVRVTGATGPLDLRTGDGSVRVEDAGGPLRVHTEDGSIHADVDSREVRARTGDGSVRLELGAIPDLVETRSGDGSVSIDLPRAAYRVATETGDGSVDVSVPRDDSSGHVVSARTGDGNVTVRTAN; encoded by the coding sequence ATGGCCCGTTCCGTTCCCGTTCGCGCGGCCCTCGTCGCCGGTGCCGTCGCACTGCTCGTCGCGGGGCTCGGTGCCTGTTCCTCGGCCCGCGACGACCAGGACCCCGAGACGCGCTCCTTCGCGCTGGAGGGCACCACCCTGACCGTGGACGCGGAGGACTCCGCCCTGGAGATCGTCGCCTCCGACGAGCACGCCGGGGGCCGGATCGAGGTCACCCGCTGGTTCGACGGCTCGGTGGTGGCGGGCGGCGACCCGAAGCCCACCTGGGAGCTGCGCGACGGAAACCGGCTGGTGCTGCGGGAGGACTGCTCCGGGTTCATCTCCGACTGCTCCTCCAAGCACCGCGTCGAGGTCCCGCGCGGCGTCCGGGTGAAGGTGGAGAACGGCGACGGCAGCGTCCGCGCCGCCGGGTTCGCGGACGCGCTGAGCATCCGTACGGCCGACGGATCGGTCCGGGTCACCGGCGCCACCGGCCCGCTCGACCTGCGCACCGGCGACGGCTCGGTCCGCGTCGAGGACGCCGGCGGACCGCTGCGGGTGCACACCGAGGACGGCTCCATCCACGCGGACGTCGACTCCCGCGAGGTCCGCGCCCGCACCGGCGACGGCTCGGTGCGGCTCGAACTGGGCGCGATACCGGACCTGGTGGAGACCCGCAGCGGCGACGGCTCCGTCAGCATCGACCTGCCCCGGGCCGCCTACCGGGTGGCCACCGAGACCGGCGACGGCTCGGTCGACGTGTCGGTCCCGCGCGACGACTCCAGCGGCCACGTGGTCTCCGCCCGCACCGGCGACGGCAACGTCACGGTCCGTACGGCGAACTGA
- a CDS encoding DUF4383 domain-containing protein, translating into MATHAVHRGSRGRISFNDHLPVDHRLNRVYRIGAGLMGLVLIAFGILGLIGRVGFFDTRGDQVVGLNTNGALSVLSICVGLLLFVGMVIGGNFASTLNMIVGVAFVLSGFLNLGLLNTEYNFLAFRIQNVLFSFVYGVVLMTFGMYGRVGSALPADNPYFRARHPELAREVDEDRVQRAEQRPKALRPPEADR; encoded by the coding sequence ATGGCCACACACGCAGTGCACAGGGGATCGCGGGGCCGGATCAGCTTCAACGATCATCTGCCTGTCGACCACCGGCTGAACCGGGTCTACCGGATCGGCGCGGGCCTGATGGGCCTGGTGCTGATCGCGTTCGGCATCCTCGGCCTGATCGGCAGGGTGGGGTTCTTCGACACGCGCGGGGACCAGGTCGTCGGGCTCAACACCAACGGCGCGCTCAGCGTGCTGTCGATCTGCGTGGGGCTGCTGCTGTTCGTCGGCATGGTCATCGGCGGCAACTTCGCCTCGACGCTCAACATGATCGTCGGCGTGGCCTTCGTCCTCAGCGGCTTCCTGAATCTGGGCCTGCTCAACACCGAGTACAACTTCCTCGCGTTCCGCATCCAGAACGTGCTGTTCAGCTTCGTCTACGGCGTCGTGCTGATGACCTTCGGGATGTACGGGCGGGTCGGCTCGGCCCTGCCCGCGGACAACCCGTACTTCCGCGCCCGCCATCCGGAGCTGGCCCGGGAGGTCGACGAGGACCGCGTCCAGCGCGCCGAACAGCGCCCTAAGGCGCTGCGTCCGCCGGAGGCCGACCGTTAA
- a CDS encoding zinc ribbon domain-containing protein, giving the protein MPRYEYRCRTCGDTFELSRPMAESAKPAACPAGHDDTVKLLSTVAVGGTASAPAAAPRATGGGGGGCCGGGCCG; this is encoded by the coding sequence ATGCCACGCTATGAGTACCGGTGCCGGACCTGCGGCGACACATTCGAACTGAGCCGTCCGATGGCGGAGTCCGCGAAGCCCGCGGCGTGCCCTGCCGGGCATGACGACACGGTGAAGCTGCTGTCGACGGTGGCGGTGGGCGGAACCGCGTCCGCCCCGGCCGCCGCGCCCCGCGCGACAGGCGGCGGGGGTGGCGGCTGCTGCGGGGGCGGCTGCTGCGGATAG
- a CDS encoding HAD family hydrolase: protein MPVLVASDLDRTLIYSAAALSLTMPDARAPRLLCVEVHESKPLSYLTETAAGLLGDLGDAAVFVPATTRTRKQYQRISLPGPPPAYAICANGGHLLVDGVSDPAWHARVRARLADECASLDEVRAHLLATADPAWVRKHRVAEDLFAYLVVERELLPEEWVKELAVWAENRGWTVSLQGRKIYAVPKPLTKSAALHEVARRTGAELTLAAGDSLLDADLLLAADRAWRPGHGELADTDWTAPTVTALPERGVLAGERILRELLRATRTATL from the coding sequence ATGCCGGTGCTCGTGGCGAGCGACCTGGACCGCACGTTGATCTACTCGGCGGCGGCCCTGTCGCTGACCATGCCGGACGCGCGGGCCCCCCGGCTGCTGTGCGTCGAGGTGCACGAGAGCAAACCGCTGTCGTACCTGACCGAGACCGCGGCGGGGCTGCTCGGCGACCTCGGGGACGCGGCGGTGTTCGTCCCGGCCACGACCCGGACCCGCAAGCAGTACCAGCGCATCAGCCTGCCGGGCCCGCCGCCCGCCTACGCCATCTGCGCCAACGGCGGCCATCTGCTGGTGGACGGTGTCTCCGACCCCGCCTGGCACGCCCGGGTGAGGGCGCGGCTCGCCGACGAGTGCGCCTCGCTGGACGAGGTGCGGGCCCATCTGCTGGCCACGGCCGACCCGGCGTGGGTGCGCAAGCACCGGGTCGCCGAGGACCTGTTCGCCTACCTCGTCGTCGAACGGGAGCTGCTGCCCGAGGAGTGGGTGAAGGAGCTGGCCGTCTGGGCGGAGAACCGCGGCTGGACGGTCTCCCTGCAGGGCCGCAAGATCTACGCCGTGCCGAAGCCGCTCACCAAGAGCGCGGCGTTGCACGAGGTCGCCCGCCGCACCGGCGCCGAGCTGACGCTGGCCGCGGGCGACTCGCTGCTCGACGCCGACCTGCTCCTCGCCGCGGACCGCGCCTGGCGCCCGGGCCACGGCGAACTGGCGGACACCGACTGGACGGCCCCCACGGTCACGGCCCTGCCGGAACGGGGGGTACTGGCGGGCGAGCGCATCCTGCGAGAACTCCTGAGAGCGACCCGGACCGCGACCCTTTAG
- a CDS encoding phosphoribosyltransferase, producing MNKAVNDGVWSGSWVAQRLGLELMGDDRLTDLLGLALRRNPKRAHLLVSNVLGKHVPQSPSVVYGHGLALGRRVRALLGDDAAHRAVVLGYAETATGLGHSVADGLALAPCLHSTRRPVAGLTPAGGFEESHSHATSHLLLPEDPALLAGSGPLVLVDDEFSTGNTVLNTIRDLHARHPREHYVVVALVDMRSAADAGRLEAFAGEIGARIDLVTTASGTVQLPEGVLEKGQALVAEYDPEPGARPAPAGPRTPDGRVTRVDLRWPTGLPDGGRHGFTPEHRTRLEAALPAMAARLADALPAGARRVLVLGSEELMYAPLRLAHELERLLPGVGIRFSTTTRSPVLAVDDPGYAIRTRLVFPAHDDPADGPGDRYAYNVAGAGFDAVVAVVDSAADTPALHAPDGLLARLAEHIPHVLLTVLPSYVPGAATAPERPAMLPEPLRGPAFSSYPPDEVGWLLQDLSDVTLEAPTEEREEAIQRGGAHYAESLPVEYQPSEDYQRLFHSALDDSAARIATAVGVVTETVLAERSPRPVLVSLARAGTPVGILMRRWAQHRHGLDLPHYAVSIVRGRGIDANALRWLAAHHDPSDVVFVDGWTGKGAITRELAAALQEFEKAEGVTGFDPEIAVLADPGSCVRTYGTREDFLIPSACLNSTVSGLISRTVLRADLVGPHDYHGAKFYRELAGADVSAAFLDAVSARFAEAGDTVDAQVKELLAADRTPTWEGWAAVERISEEYGIHDVNLVKPGVGETTRVLLRRVPWKILARAGAGADLDHVRLLAEQRGVPVEEVAELFYTCVGLIHPRFTRGATGADGKAVAV from the coding sequence ATGAACAAGGCAGTGAACGACGGGGTCTGGTCCGGCAGCTGGGTCGCCCAGCGGCTGGGCCTCGAACTCATGGGCGACGACCGGCTGACCGACCTGCTGGGACTCGCGCTGCGCCGCAACCCCAAGCGGGCGCACCTGCTGGTGTCGAACGTGCTCGGCAAGCACGTGCCCCAGTCACCGTCCGTGGTCTACGGCCACGGTCTCGCCCTCGGCCGCCGGGTCCGCGCCCTGCTGGGCGACGACGCGGCCCACCGGGCGGTCGTCCTCGGCTACGCGGAGACCGCGACCGGCCTCGGCCACTCCGTCGCCGACGGCCTGGCCCTCGCCCCCTGCCTGCACTCCACCCGCCGCCCCGTGGCCGGCCTCACCCCGGCGGGCGGCTTCGAGGAGTCCCACTCCCACGCCACCAGCCACCTCCTGCTCCCCGAGGACCCGGCCCTGCTCGCGGGCTCCGGCCCCCTCGTCCTCGTCGACGACGAGTTCTCCACCGGCAACACGGTCCTCAACACCATCCGCGACCTGCACGCCCGCCACCCGCGCGAGCACTACGTCGTGGTCGCCCTCGTCGACATGCGCTCGGCGGCCGACGCCGGGCGCCTGGAGGCGTTCGCCGGGGAGATCGGTGCCCGGATAGACCTGGTGACGACGGCCTCGGGCACCGTGCAGCTGCCCGAGGGGGTGCTGGAGAAGGGGCAGGCCCTGGTCGCCGAGTACGACCCCGAGCCAGGGGCGCGACCGGCCCCCGCCGGCCCGCGGACACCCGACGGCCGTGTCACCCGAGTCGATCTGCGATGGCCCACCGGCCTTCCCGACGGCGGCCGCCACGGCTTCACCCCCGAACACCGCACCCGCCTGGAGGCCGCCCTCCCCGCGATGGCGGCCCGACTCGCCGACGCCCTGCCCGCCGGTGCCCGCCGGGTGCTGGTGCTCGGCTCCGAAGAGCTGATGTACGCGCCGCTCCGGCTCGCCCACGAGCTGGAACGACTCCTGCCGGGGGTGGGGATACGCTTCTCCACCACCACCCGCTCGCCCGTCCTCGCCGTCGACGATCCGGGGTACGCGATCCGCACCCGCCTGGTCTTCCCCGCCCACGACGACCCGGCCGACGGCCCCGGCGACCGCTACGCCTACAACGTCGCGGGCGCCGGCTTCGACGCCGTCGTCGCCGTCGTCGACTCGGCCGCCGACACCCCCGCGCTGCACGCCCCCGACGGCCTGCTCGCCCGGCTCGCCGAGCACATCCCGCACGTCCTGCTGACGGTCCTCCCGTCGTACGTCCCCGGGGCCGCGACGGCCCCCGAAAGGCCCGCCATGCTGCCCGAGCCCCTCCGCGGCCCCGCCTTCTCCTCGTACCCGCCCGACGAGGTCGGCTGGCTGCTCCAGGACCTGTCGGACGTCACGCTGGAGGCGCCGACCGAGGAGCGGGAGGAGGCCATCCAGCGCGGCGGCGCCCACTACGCCGAGTCGCTGCCGGTGGAGTACCAGCCCAGCGAGGACTACCAGCGGTTGTTCCACTCCGCGCTGGACGACTCGGCCGCCCGGATCGCCACGGCCGTCGGCGTGGTCACCGAGACCGTGCTCGCCGAGCGGTCCCCGCGCCCGGTCCTCGTCTCGCTGGCCCGCGCCGGCACCCCCGTCGGCATCCTGATGCGCCGCTGGGCGCAGCACCGCCACGGCCTCGACCTGCCGCACTACGCGGTCTCCATCGTGCGCGGCCGCGGCATCGACGCCAACGCGCTGCGCTGGCTGGCCGCCCACCACGACCCGTCCGACGTCGTGTTCGTCGACGGCTGGACCGGCAAGGGCGCGATCACCCGGGAACTCGCGGCGGCCCTCCAGGAATTCGAGAAGGCGGAGGGCGTCACCGGCTTCGACCCGGAGATCGCGGTGCTCGCCGACCCGGGCTCGTGCGTGCGCACCTACGGCACCCGCGAGGACTTCCTGATCCCCTCCGCCTGCCTCAACTCCACGGTCTCCGGGCTGATCTCCCGCACCGTGCTGCGCGCCGACCTGGTCGGCCCGCACGACTACCACGGCGCCAAGTTCTACCGCGAACTCGCCGGCGCGGACGTCTCCGCCGCCTTCCTCGACGCGGTCTCCGCCCGCTTCGCCGAGGCCGGCGACACGGTGGACGCGCAGGTCAAGGAGTTGCTCGCCGCCGACCGCACCCCCACCTGGGAGGGCTGGGCCGCGGTGGAGCGGATCAGCGAGGAGTACGGCATCCACGACGTCAACCTGGTCAAGCCGGGCGTCGGCGAGACCACGCGCGTGCTGCTGCGCCGCGTACCGTGGAAGATCCTCGCGCGGGCGGGGGCCGGCGCGGACCTGGACCACGTGCGGCTGCTGGCCGAGCAGCGCGGGGTGCCGGTCGAGGAGGTCGCCGAGCTGTTCTACACCTGCGTGGGGCTGATCCATCCCCGGTTCACACGCGGCGCGACGGGCGCCGACGGAAAGGCGGTGGCCGTCTGA
- a CDS encoding HpcH/HpaI aldolase/citrate lyase family protein, which yields MRHFGHLAPEVRQRLFHREPCEFTADSPARLLAAALGATLYSPATRPRLADDILKQAGRGVVSMVLCLEDSIDDADVGAGEENLVRQFADLAGRSGAAEPPLLFIRVRTPEQIPDLVRRLGPAVRLLSGFVLPKFTEERGIPFLEALATAEAASGRRLFAMPVLESPELLYRESRVETLEGISRAVDKYRERVLALRLGVTDFCSSYGLRRAPDMTAYDVQIVASVIADVVNMLARADGTGFTVTGPVWEYFRVQERMFKPQLRRSPFLEGQAEELRERLIEHAMDGLLREISLDQANGLLGKTCIHPSHVLPVHALSVVSHEEFSDAQDILRPERGGGGVLRSAYTNKMNEVKPHRAWAERTLLRAEVFGVAHEDVGFVELLAAGIPT from the coding sequence ATGCGTCATTTCGGGCACCTCGCCCCTGAGGTGCGGCAGCGCCTCTTCCACCGGGAGCCCTGCGAGTTCACCGCCGACTCCCCGGCCCGGCTGCTCGCCGCCGCCCTCGGCGCCACGCTGTACAGCCCGGCCACCCGGCCCCGGCTCGCCGACGACATCCTCAAACAGGCCGGACGGGGCGTGGTGTCGATGGTGCTGTGCCTGGAGGACTCGATCGACGACGCGGACGTCGGCGCGGGCGAGGAGAACCTGGTCCGCCAGTTCGCCGACCTCGCCGGCCGCTCCGGCGCCGCCGAGCCGCCGCTGCTGTTCATCCGCGTCCGCACCCCCGAGCAGATACCCGACCTGGTGCGCCGGCTCGGCCCGGCCGTGCGGCTGCTGTCCGGTTTCGTGCTGCCCAAGTTCACCGAGGAACGCGGCATCCCGTTCCTGGAGGCCCTGGCCACCGCCGAGGCGGCGAGCGGGCGGCGGCTGTTCGCCATGCCCGTGCTGGAGTCGCCGGAGCTGCTGTACCGCGAGTCGCGCGTGGAAACCCTGGAGGGCATCTCCCGGGCCGTCGACAAGTACCGCGAGCGCGTCCTGGCGCTGCGCCTCGGCGTCACCGACTTCTGCTCGTCGTACGGCCTGCGCCGGGCCCCCGACATGACGGCGTACGACGTGCAGATCGTCGCCTCGGTGATCGCCGACGTGGTGAACATGCTCGCCCGCGCCGACGGCACCGGGTTCACCGTGACCGGGCCCGTGTGGGAGTACTTCCGGGTCCAGGAGCGCATGTTCAAGCCACAGTTGCGCCGCAGCCCCTTCCTGGAGGGGCAGGCGGAGGAACTGCGCGAGAGACTGATCGAGCACGCCATGGACGGGCTGCTGCGGGAGATCTCGCTCGACCAGGCCAACGGCCTGCTCGGCAAGACCTGCATCCACCCCTCCCACGTGCTGCCCGTGCACGCGCTGTCCGTGGTCAGTCACGAGGAGTTCAGCGACGCCCAGGACATCCTGCGGCCGGAACGCGGCGGCGGGGGTGTCCTCAGGTCGGCGTACACGAACAAGATGAACGAGGTGAAGCCGCACCGCGCGTGGGCCGAGCGGACCCTGCTGCGCGCCGAGGTCTTCGGCGTGGCGCACGAGGACGTCGGCTTCGTGGAACTGCTGGCCGCGGGCATACCGACCTGA
- a CDS encoding TerD family protein, with amino-acid sequence MTHAMLKGSNVPLEATTVRAVLRWTPGQGVPDVDASALLLGPDGRVRSDEDFVFYNQPRHPSGTVWRLGKKRTAEGLTDTIQTDLAGVEPAVGQILLVASADGVAFDRVRDLRILLYDAAAPDGEPLAYFDVKPETGEETALICGELYRRGDTWKFRALGEGYSNGLKGLATDFGISVDESEAAEEPAPAPPSAEVSQPLPPEQPTQAIPPQPGYGYPQPPVTQQPPAAPPAYGYPQPTSPPSYGTPQPTSEFRMPPQGPQFIGR; translated from the coding sequence ATGACGCACGCCATGCTGAAGGGGTCGAACGTCCCGCTCGAAGCCACGACGGTGCGCGCCGTGCTGCGCTGGACGCCCGGGCAGGGGGTCCCGGATGTCGACGCCTCGGCGCTGCTCCTCGGCCCCGACGGCCGGGTGCGCTCCGACGAGGACTTCGTCTTCTACAACCAGCCCCGGCACCCCTCCGGCACGGTCTGGCGGCTCGGCAAGAAGCGGACCGCCGAGGGCCTGACCGATACGATCCAGACGGATCTGGCCGGTGTCGAGCCCGCCGTCGGACAGATTCTCCTCGTCGCTTCGGCGGACGGCGTCGCCTTCGACCGCGTACGGGATCTGCGCATCCTGCTGTACGACGCCGCCGCGCCGGACGGGGAGCCGCTGGCGTACTTCGACGTGAAGCCGGAGACGGGCGAGGAGACCGCGCTGATCTGCGGCGAGCTGTACCGGCGCGGCGACACCTGGAAGTTCCGCGCGCTCGGCGAGGGCTATTCGAACGGCCTGAAGGGCCTGGCCACGGACTTCGGCATCTCGGTGGACGAGTCGGAGGCCGCGGAGGAGCCGGCCCCGGCGCCGCCGTCCGCGGAGGTCTCCCAGCCCCTCCCGCCGGAACAGCCCACCCAGGCGATCCCCCCGCAGCCCGGCTACGGCTACCCGCAGCCCCCGGTCACCCAGCAGCCGCCCGCCGCGCCGCCGGCCTACGGCTACCCGCAGCCGACGAGCCCGCCGTCCTACGGCACTCCCCAGCCCACGTCCGAGTTCCGGATGCCGCCGCAGGGCCCGCAGTTCATCGGACGGTGA
- a CDS encoding Tellurium resistance, with the protein MGLLDGFRRGRTVEFDSGNAATNAIELTKRHGQVSLTKQGAATGHLRINLAWRMRSSDIGGPQRESLLRHPLKALRPPEVMGHTQSMVNVDLDLGCLYELQDGTKGVVQPLGGYFGDVNAPPYVKLTGDDRFGSGSGETLYVNLDHREAIKRLLVFVYIYDQTPAFDRTQAVVTLYPTSGPRVEIQLDERQPQARSCAVVTIENVKGEMIVRREVKFVYGFQAELDRLYGWGLQWGRGHKTKAER; encoded by the coding sequence ATGGGCTTGCTGGACGGGTTCCGGCGTGGGCGGACGGTCGAGTTCGACTCGGGCAACGCGGCCACGAACGCGATCGAGCTGACCAAGCGGCACGGCCAGGTGTCGCTGACCAAGCAGGGCGCGGCCACCGGGCACCTGCGGATCAACCTGGCCTGGCGGATGCGCAGCTCGGACATCGGGGGACCGCAGCGGGAGAGCCTGCTGCGCCATCCCCTCAAGGCGCTGCGGCCGCCGGAGGTGATGGGGCACACCCAGAGCATGGTCAACGTCGACCTGGACCTGGGGTGCCTGTACGAGCTGCAGGACGGGACCAAGGGCGTGGTGCAGCCGCTCGGCGGCTACTTCGGGGACGTCAACGCGCCGCCGTACGTGAAGCTCACCGGCGACGACCGGTTCGGGTCCGGGTCCGGGGAGACGCTGTACGTCAACCTCGACCACCGCGAGGCGATCAAGCGGCTGCTGGTGTTCGTCTACATCTACGACCAGACGCCCGCGTTCGACCGGACGCAGGCGGTGGTCACGCTGTACCCGACCAGCGGGCCGCGGGTGGAGATCCAGCTGGACGAAAGGCAGCCGCAGGCCCGGTCCTGCGCGGTGGTGACGATCGAGAACGTGAAGGGCGAGATGATCGTCCGGCGGGAAGTGAAGTTCGTGTACGGGTTCCAGGCCGAGCTGGACCGGCTCTACGGGTGGGGGCTGCAGTGGGGGCGGGGGCACAAGACCAAGGCCGAGCGGTGA
- a CDS encoding DUF475 domain-containing protein yields the protein MVLKTFGWSFAVTALGLVAAVFYGGWTAFGVVAILSILEISLSFDNAVVNAGILKKMSPFWQKIFLTIGILIAVFGMRLVFPVVIVAISAQLGPIEAVDLALTDKDRYQELVTDAHPAIAAFGGMFLLMIFLDFIFEDRDIKWLGWLERPLAKLGKVDMLSVCVALIVLLITSMTFATHAHLHAGPADKAETVLLSGVAGLITYMIVGGLSGYFEDKLEEEEEREHEMEEEAERSGKQRPAIVLVGRAAFFMFLYLEVLDASFSFDGVIGAFAITNDIVMMALGLGIGAMYVRSLTVYLVRQGTLDDYVYLEHGAHYAIGALAIILLVTIQYEISELITGGIGVVLIAASFWSSVRRNKALAAAEGKADSSGKTEVSSGV from the coding sequence GTGGTTCTGAAAACGTTCGGCTGGTCGTTCGCGGTCACCGCGCTCGGCCTCGTCGCAGCGGTCTTCTACGGGGGGTGGACCGCCTTCGGCGTCGTGGCGATCCTTTCCATCCTCGAGATCTCGCTGTCCTTCGACAACGCGGTGGTCAACGCCGGAATCCTCAAGAAGATGAGCCCGTTCTGGCAGAAGATCTTCCTGACGATCGGCATCCTGATCGCCGTCTTCGGCATGCGGCTGGTCTTCCCCGTCGTCATCGTCGCCATCAGCGCCCAGCTCGGGCCGATCGAGGCCGTCGACCTCGCGCTCACCGACAAGGACCGCTACCAGGAACTGGTCACCGACGCCCACCCGGCGATCGCCGCCTTCGGCGGCATGTTCCTGCTGATGATCTTCCTGGACTTCATCTTCGAGGACCGGGACATCAAGTGGCTCGGCTGGCTGGAGCGCCCGCTGGCCAAGCTCGGCAAGGTCGACATGCTGTCGGTCTGCGTCGCGCTGATCGTCCTGCTGATCACGTCGATGACCTTCGCCACCCACGCCCACCTGCACGCCGGGCCCGCCGACAAGGCGGAGACGGTGCTGCTCTCCGGCGTCGCCGGCCTGATCACGTACATGATCGTCGGTGGTCTCTCCGGCTACTTCGAGGACAAGCTGGAGGAAGAGGAGGAGCGCGAGCACGAGATGGAGGAAGAGGCCGAGCGCAGCGGCAAGCAGCGCCCGGCGATCGTCCTCGTCGGCCGCGCCGCGTTCTTCATGTTCCTCTACCTCGAGGTCCTGGACGCCTCCTTCTCCTTCGACGGTGTCATCGGCGCCTTCGCCATCACCAACGACATCGTGATGATGGCCCTCGGCCTCGGCATCGGCGCCATGTACGTCCGGTCGCTGACCGTGTACCTGGTCCGCCAGGGCACCCTCGACGACTACGTCTACCTGGAGCACGGCGCCCACTACGCCATCGGCGCCCTCGCGATCATCCTGCTGGTCACCATCCAGTACGAGATCTCCGAGCTGATCACCGGCGGCATCGGCGTCGTCCTGATCGCCGCCTCCTTCTGGTCCTCCGTCCGCCGCAACAAGGCGCTCGCGGCGGCCGAGGGAAAAGCTGACTCCTCGGGCAAGACCGAGGTGTCGTCCGGGGTGTGA
- a CDS encoding TerD family protein, translating to MGVTLAKGGNVSLSKAAPNLTQVMIGLGWDARSTTGAPFDLDASALVCSGGRVMGDEWFVFYNQLKSPDGSVEHTGDNLTGEGDGDDESILVDLSKVPPQCDKIVFPVSIHLADERGQTFGQVSNAFIRVVNQADGVELARYDLSEDASTETAMIFGEVYRHRGEWKFRAVGQGYASGLRGIALDFGVNVS from the coding sequence ATGGGCGTCACGCTCGCCAAGGGGGGCAACGTCTCCCTGTCCAAAGCCGCGCCGAACCTCACGCAGGTGATGATCGGACTCGGCTGGGACGCGCGCTCCACCACCGGAGCGCCCTTCGACCTCGACGCCAGCGCCCTGGTGTGCAGCGGCGGCCGCGTCATGGGCGACGAGTGGTTCGTCTTCTACAACCAGCTCAAGAGCCCCGACGGCTCGGTGGAGCACACCGGCGACAACCTCACCGGCGAGGGCGACGGCGACGACGAGTCGATCCTGGTCGACCTGTCCAAGGTGCCCCCGCAGTGCGACAAGATCGTCTTCCCCGTCTCGATCCATCTGGCCGACGAGCGCGGCCAGACCTTCGGCCAGGTCAGCAACGCCTTCATCCGCGTCGTCAACCAGGCCGACGGCGTCGAGCTGGCCCGGTACGACCTCAGTGAGGACGCCTCCACCGAGACCGCCATGATCTTTGGCGAGGTCTACCGCCACCGGGGAGAATGGAAGTTCCGGGCCGTAGGTCAGGGGTACGCGTCGGGCTTGCGGGGCATCGCCCTAGACTTCGGAGTCAACGTTTCGTAA
- a CDS encoding TerD family protein encodes MGVSLSKGGNVSLTKEAPGLTAVIVGLGWDVRTTTGTDFDLDASALLLNNAGKVISDGHFVFFNNLKSPDGSVEHTGDNLTGEGEGDDEQIKVNLAAVPAEVDKIVFPVSIYDAENRQQSFGQVRNAFIRVVNQAGGAEIARYDLSEDASTETAMVFGELYRHGAEWKFRAIGQGYASGLRGIAQDFGVNV; translated from the coding sequence GTGGGAGTCAGCCTCAGCAAGGGCGGCAACGTATCGCTGACCAAGGAGGCCCCGGGCCTGACCGCGGTCATCGTCGGTCTGGGGTGGGACGTGCGCACCACGACCGGCACGGACTTCGACCTCGACGCCAGCGCACTGCTGCTGAACAACGCCGGCAAGGTCATCAGCGACGGGCACTTCGTCTTCTTCAACAACCTCAAGAGCCCCGACGGCTCGGTGGAGCACACCGGTGACAACCTCACCGGTGAGGGCGAGGGCGACGACGAGCAGATCAAGGTCAACCTCGCCGCTGTCCCGGCCGAGGTCGACAAGATCGTTTTCCCGGTGTCGATCTACGACGCCGAGAACCGCCAGCAGTCCTTCGGCCAGGTCCGCAACGCCTTCATCCGCGTGGTGAACCAGGCCGGCGGCGCCGAGATCGCCCGGTACGACCTCAGTGAGGACGCCTCCACCGAGACCGCCATGGTCTTCGGCGAGCTGTACCGGCACGGCGCCGAGTGGAAGTTCCGCGCCATCGGCCAGGGCTACGCCTCGGGTCTGCGCGGCATCGCGCAGGACTTCGGCGTGAACGTCTGA
- a CDS encoding peroxiredoxin, which produces MAIQVGDKAPDFELKDNHGRTVKLSDFRGEKNVVLLFYPFAFTGVCTGELCEVRDNLPRFADRDTQVLAVSNDSIHTLRVFAEQESLEYPLLSDFWPHGEVSRAYGVFDEDKGCAVRGTFVIDKEGVVRWTVVNGLPDARDLNEYVKALDTL; this is translated from the coding sequence ATGGCGATCCAGGTCGGCGACAAGGCGCCCGACTTCGAGCTGAAGGACAACCACGGCCGGACCGTGAAGCTGTCGGACTTCCGCGGCGAGAAGAACGTGGTGCTGCTCTTCTACCCGTTCGCCTTCACCGGCGTGTGCACCGGCGAGCTGTGCGAGGTGCGCGACAACCTGCCGCGGTTCGCCGACCGCGACACCCAGGTGCTCGCCGTCTCCAACGACTCCATCCACACCCTGCGCGTCTTCGCCGAGCAGGAGTCCCTGGAGTACCCGCTGCTGAGCGACTTCTGGCCGCACGGCGAGGTCTCCCGCGCCTACGGCGTCTTCGACGAGGACAAGGGCTGCGCGGTGCGCGGCACCTTCGTCATCGACAAGGAGGGCGTGGTCCGCTGGACGGTCGTCAACGGCCTGCCGGACGCCCGTGACCTGAACGAGTACGTCAAGGCCCTCGACACCCTCTGA